DNA sequence from the Oncorhynchus keta strain PuntledgeMale-10-30-2019 chromosome 1, Oket_V2, whole genome shotgun sequence genome:
AAGATTTACAAGCATATAGCCAAAGTAccgctggaatggcttcagaacaagaatgtgaatgCCTTTGAGTGGcgcagccaaagcccagacttgaatcccattgaaaatagGTGGAATGAATTGAAGGTTGCTGTTCACCGCCGCTCCCCATCTCCACGCCGCCAAACGTCCTTCTACAAagcattgactcaggggtgtgaatacttatgtaaattaaatatttctgtatttcattatcAATTAACAAAAAATACATCTACAATCATAatttcacttcgtcattatgggatattgtgtgtagatagggagggggaaaaatatatttaatccattatgaattcaggctgtaacatgtgtggaataagtcaatggggtatgagtactttccgaaggcactgtaaatgcagCCACAGTGTCACTTAATGACAATAAGAATGGATAGAAGCAGGCACAAAACACAAGTAAATGTAGATCCTCTTTTGCCAGAGAGCAGTATCATCCATTTCTCAATACAGGAATTCTATTATCAGGATGCTGCAATGCAATACTTCTCTAATTGATTCCCTAAGGTCCCCACCCTCCTCTACTTCCTGCTTGTGAGAAGGGTATTCTAATAAGGGGGGTGGGGTTGTCATTAGTGTGCTGCTCACCATTGCAGCGATAGCGTAGGTTAGCCCAGATTATGTTCTCCTGGGAGAAGTAGAAGACACCCAGTCTGCCTCCTCTCATGGTGATGTCTATGATGATACCTGTGTCTGCCACTATCTGAGGACCCTCAAAGAAACGCACTCTGAAcatgacacacacatgcatagagCGAGACCAGTTAGGAATACCAAAATATGACAAAGGTTGCGTTTACACAGGAAGTTCAATTCTGATCTTTTAACCAATCAAATCAGATCTTTTGCCAATCATTTTGCCAAAGATCAGAATTAGGCTGCCTGTGTTAATGCAGCCAAAATAAGACCATCTCCAACCCGAATAGTTGTGTCACGACTGGATGATGTAACCTATTGTGGTAAAGAATACAATATGGATAgtatgatgtatgtatgtatgatgaTGATGTATGATGATAAGAGAAAACATGCACGATAGTAATTTCATGTTGTTCAAGTTCAACAGTATGTGGTCGCATATGTCAGTCCAATCAGTTGCACACATAATGCCACAAATTGtcatttaaaggtccaatgcagccatttttacctcaatatcaaatcatttctgggtaacaattaaataccttactgtgattgttttccgttaaaattgttttaaaaaatgaacaaaaatagcttcttagcaaggAGCAATTTCTCAAacaagaatttagctaggactgtctgggagtggtttgagtggggaggggaaaactggatatttgctgttattggcagagaggtttggcactctctttcttattggtctattaattaATTTACCACATGGTGATGGCACCATAGAAGGTCAAAACTCCCTCCCACTAAAACAGGCTAAAATTTCAGGCTGTCTTTTCAAAAAGCTTTTACACTAAAATGGTATTATTTAAATTTTCACAGTAtcattccaacctcatagtgttgaactatatataaaatataggaaatcacatttttgactgcactgggcctttaatgtaTTATGAAAGGAGAAGGTCACGCCATCGTTGGCAAACTGCACCAAAAGCCATCAGACGCCTACGAGGTGTGTCTGATAGCAGCGCACTACCTGATGTAGCCATCTTGGGGCCTGTGTTGCAAGAACCAGCGGTAGGAAGTCTTGTCCTTCCAGCCCACGTTGCGGACGTCTTTCCACAGCAGCTTCACCAGGTAACTGCTGTCACCAGTGTGCCACAGGGAGTTGCGTAGATTCTCCCCTGGTCCCGTGTTGGACTTCACAGCCTAGTCGACAACACAATTGCACAGGCAGCACTTTTACAGAACTGTAGATCTCTTCCAATGTATCAATCTGGGCAGGTGTATTTATATTTCAACTCAAAATGTATGTATTTTCCGTTGAGCTGTTTTTAGTCCAGAGGTAGACTTAATATTAGGTAACTGGCCCTATGAGTATTACTTAGAAAGGGCTagttgtgtgtaggtcagtctatTAATAGAGTAGTGGCATGTTTGCATGAATTTGAACAGATGTATATAGGATCTAAATTTGATCACCCTGTAGTTGGAGgaattcaaggtttaaaaaggcttctagaGTTTGCAATTTCCATTTAACATTTTAGACTTGATTTCCCCTCACAAAAAATGTAATGtcatacaaaaatgtccattaattataataaaaaatgaataaatattttctgggtgacaattaagtaccttactgtggttgttttaaattaaaatggtcaaaaagaaggAAAAGAAATGCTTCTTAACAAAGAGCAATTTTTCAATcaaagaattttgctaggactgtctgggagtgatttgagtggggaggggaaaactgaaaatttGCTATAATTGTAATAGAAAAAACAGAAAAATATGATATATTAAAACGCTGTGTTTATTGTACGTCTGATTAAATCACCATAGAAGCATATCAGAGTTGCGGATTTTCCTTCCCAAttatgttgaaccaacgtggaatagacgttgaattgacgtctgtgcccagtggttttttttcttccattaattataatccacacaataacTCACATTTccagttgctgcaggattattttcctgccgTGAGAACACAAGTGACTTTTACTACATGACTAGATAATAGTCATATAGGATGTGCATATAGGATTTTTTTGTACCTTCAGTTGGATCCCTGGTTCTGCCACAGCTCTGAATGGATTGGCCTGCCAATAGATTTGCTCAACCTGTTTCCACATCACCACGTAGAAGGAGGAAGAGTCCTGGTAGCCAAAGATGAACCCTGCATAGTCGTCGTCCGTGACGGTATTCACATGGAAAGTCCCTTCGAAGTCAACACCGTTGAAAGCTGTGTAACCTTGAAGGAATGCCGTGAGTTTGGGTTAGGACGTCATGTTTGAGAACGTCATGTACAACTCGGTTTATTGAATGAATCCGACTTGAGACAGAGTGATTGTTGCTCTTACCAACAGCCAGTCCAGGGTCACTGTTCATAGTTTGGACCATCTCTCTTCCCTGTggaaaagagaaacagagaagattATAGAACTTAAGCAGTTAACATGTCTCTTCCCTCTGGTGACACATTGgatgaatcaacgttgtttccacctCATTTCAATGGAATTACGTcaaaccaacgtggaatagacgttgaactgacgtctatGCCCAGTAGGTTGGCACTGATTTGTATCTACTGTAACACCCTTGGACTTATTGTATAAGATTTAATGCATGCATCAATACAGATTTGATGACCATTTtattgctgagaattttcctgcatagcaggaaatgcaaacttgaagtctatttgagttttaaaaaggcaTCGAACATTTAGAATTTCCACttagaaatttcagacttgatttgacctaagaaaaaatgtatcaacccctacaaaaattgCTACAGGATTGTTATCCTATTATAACAAACTGGCTGAAACTATGATCCAACATCTGCATACACATACCTGATCGAGCACCACCCAGTTAGGGTCTATCTGTGCGTCTCCCTCTGGGTCCAGCACCACTGTCTGGTAGGCCCTGAAGTCTGTGAGATTGACCTCGGCGTTCTCCGGGCACACATCGATGCTGTCGATGATGGTGTCGTTGTCAAAGTCGTTCTCACACACATTCCCAACACCATCACCTGTAACAAGGAGATTGACGCAATATGTGACTTTTAAGTCACTGGACAATATTACTGTCAACATTACACGGATATATTGGAGAACTTTGTGGAAACTAGACTCAGCGTCAGAGTCCTCCTGCAGAGGGTTGGGAATGAGGCGACAGTTGTCCGGTCCCGGGGGGAGAAGGTCAGgaataccatcatcatcatcgtcatcgtcACACTCGTCCCCCAGGCCGTCCTTGTCCGTGTCCAGCTGGGAGCTGTTGATGACTGCAGGGCAGTTGTCCTGAGTCCTGGTGACCGTCACCATCACTGAGAACAGTAGAGAAAAACACAAGGAGACCATTTTACAGTTCTCCCCACTGTTGTGAGATTCTGATGGTTGATGTGTCAAACCAAAGTCATTACATAACGTATAAAATAAGTCATGGCGTACCAATAGATTGGAACGCCACGCACAGGTCGACACTGGTTAAAGGCAGGGAGGTAACAAGAATGCTAGTAACACCGCTATACCTGTCCTTATTGGTGTCACAAGGGGCTCCGATCAAATCGTTGTCCATATCCAACTGTATCAAACACAAAAAATATCACTCGAACATCGACATAGTTTGTCATTCTGATAGAACATGCAGTAATGACTAGGATTAATACAAGTACAGCTAAACATGGAAATCAGAAACCAGACCTGGTCAGGGTTTTGAACATAGGGGCAACTGTCACAAGCATCTCTGACTTTGTCCCCATCTCGATCCTTCTGGTTAGCATTGGGAACCCTTTTGCAGTTGTCCAGATTATTGGGGATTCCTAGAAGGAGGTAACAGTAGTTGACATGTCAATTGACATGAATGACCGCAATGGCAGAATTAGGCTTGTCACGGTCCAAACCTCGACATGCATACTTACTGTCGCCATCAATGTCTTCGTCACATTCGTCACCCAGTCTATCGACATCAGTGTCTTTCTGGTCGTTGTTTTTGATCACACGGCAGTTGTCACAGGCGTCTCCAAAGTAGTCTTCGTCCACATTTCTTTGGTTGACATTTGGTACCAGCACACAGTTGTCCTACCAAAGAGGCATCAGAGCCTGTCTTTACACTAAGATACAAAATCAGTGTAAAGACCTGTCGTAAACATGACACAGCAAAGAATCAGTTGCTGGCGAAAGATATCAGTAACCTGTGTATTTAGGATTCCATCCCCATCTGCATCCTCATCACAGGCATCTCCTTTGCCATCCTTGTCTACATCCTCTTGGCCAGAGTTGGATACTGTTCGACAGTTATCCTAAAAGTATGTATATAAAGCATATGCCAATGACTTAGTTTTTCCACTTTATTTTCCCTTTGCATTCAAAATAGTATAGTCGTGGACTTCCATAGCCTTTTCAAGGACATTCAAGTGCATTACCTTGGCACAGTTCCTCTCGGTGCATTCCAGTTTCTCATCAGGGAAGCCATCAATGTCCATGTCAGAGCTGCAGAAGTAGCCATTGCCAGCCCATCCCACGCCACACTGTGAATCAGGATCAAGTCAAAGTTATGGACTGTACTCTATTGAATATGGAATGTCAATTTGCATTCAATTTCATTTCAGCTACAGCAGCTGAATCAATAACGAGCAATCTGTATCCAAAAGAATGCTATAGACAACGTGTATAAGGAGTAGTGTACATTGAGGCTGTATTCAAATTCATATTGATCCATTGCAACAGAATTGTATCGCATTACCTGACACTCTATTTTCCCATCTCGTTGGACAATGCACTCTCTGCTGGCATGGCAGGGGTTGAGCTGGCCATTACCACACGCTCTCTCAGGCTTACAGCCCTTGCGCTGATCCCCCACATAGCCTGCCTTACAGGAGCCACACTTAAACGAGCCCTGACAACAACACGCACAACCACCACAGCAGAAACTTAGTCCCCCCTCAAAACCTCAGAGAGGAAAGACCTCTGGATTTCCTAATGAGATATATATTTGAGTGGCATCGACTTTTAATGATACTTACAGGTGTGTTCACACAGTTGGAATTTTCCATACAACCTCCATTCTTGGGTCCTTCGTACTCATTGATGTCCTTACAGACCTGGGTAGGATTCAAATACAAAAGAAAGCCCTAATGCATAAATCTTCCATCTTCAAGCAAAACCTTGCATGTTGCCAGTGAGTCGTTGCATGtaatttcagcaagccatgataCACactatctcagattgttctgaaattctTCCTGTAGTTACAAACAGATAAGATTTTATCTCAGAAATGTTGCTTAATTGAGTGCATCCAAATTAGCCATTTTAATTTATAAGATTCTGTGTCCAATAATGTCCAATAAATATAGTTCCCAACATCCGATTTGGACCAAACTTTTTCCTAACAGTACGTTAGACATTAGGAATCCCAAAAAATGGTCAACAGTCAATCACTGACCCTCTACACTCCATACCAAGTCCACCCCAACAACCAGTACACAGTATCAGTTCTCTGTTTGACAAGTAGTATTAAACTGTGTATTGCTTCTCCATACTATGTCATGTTTTCCCTGTGAATCTGGTCATGTTTTTTTCCTcctgttcagagaaattagtCATGTGAAAGTATCAGGTTTTACTactgcactgaacaaaaatataaacgtgacATGTAAGGTGTgcgtcccatgtttcatgagctgaaataaaagatcccagaaatgttccatacgcacaaataggttatttctctcaaatgttgtgcacaaatgtatttacatccctgttagtgagcatttctcctttgccaagataatccatccacctgacaagtgctgcatatcaagaagataattaaacagcatgatcattacacaggtgcatcttgtgctggggacagtaaaaggccactctataatgtgcagttttgtcacacaacacaatgccacagatgtctcaagttttgaggttAGCGTGAAATTGGCAcgctaactgcaggaatgtccaccagagctgtagcCAGAGAATTGAACgtgaatttctctaccataagtcacctccaatgttgttttagagaatttggcggtatgtccaaccggcctcacaaccgcagagcCCGTGTAACCGCGCCAGCCCAGGAAATCAAAACCTGGATTCTTCActtgcgggatcatctgagaccagccacacggacagctgatgaaactgtgaaTTTCTGCTCAAACTGTCTGAAACTGCCTCAGGGAATCTGACCTGcgtgctcttcacggattaatcccggtttcaactgtactgggcagatggcagacagcgtgtatggtggtttgctgatgtcaacgttgtgaatagagtgccccacggtggaggtggggttatggtatgggcaggcataagctatggacaatgaacacaatagcaatttatcgatggcaatttgaatgtacagagataccgtgatgagaacCTGAGGCTCATtctcgtgccattcatccgccgccatcacctaatgtttcagcatgataatgcacagctcAATGTCGCAACGATCTGTACACAAtacctggaagctgaaaatgtccccgtttttccatggcctgcatagtcaccagacatgtcaccgaTTGAGCATGTTTGAGATTCTcaggatcgacgtgtacgacagcatgttccagttcccgccaatatccagcaacttcgcacagccattgaagaggagtgggacaacattccacaggccacaatcaacagcctgatcaagaCCATTGGTTACATCAGTTccatgttatggtctctaatgaaCTTCAATAGTAAATGTCCAAAACACACACTTTATAGTGTATTGCAGTTGTAATGGTATTGGATTGCGTTGGGTTCAATGTTGAATGTCACTCATCACAAATCACATGTAGAAATGTTTCCTGATCATTTTCAAAAACAGGCTGCCATGCAATTCAGTATTTTATTAGGGTTGTCACAACATTTTAATCCCTAGCCAAGTTCTCCATTATACAGTAGTTTTGGGCTTGTAGGAAaagtcttcatatgagaattgcaTAGGAATAGCCCTCTCAAAGAGCTGCCATTTGTTGGACTATTCAAGGAGAGTTGGGTTGAGGACTGACTTGAATTGTGAGGATGACCACACACTTTTCGTAATGAGACAAATCTATTGGTTTTCTACCCAAAGTTGCAAAGGAAATGTTTTGATCTATTTAATAAACACAAGAGACCAGCAAAATTGATCAAATAATGTGGTGGTATAGCAGGAACAGAGGCATCTAGAGGTCAAAACCTGGTACTTTCACACTACTTTATGGTAAATAATGCAAGCGACTTCATTGactaatttctctgaacaggggAAAAAAACATCATCAGATTCACAGCGAAAACATTGACATAGTATGGAGAAGCAGAACTCCAAGCCACAGCTTCATACTACTTGTCGAAtatagagaactgatactgtatactggttgttgaggtgggattggtgtgtgtggggggggggggcttttgaCACCCAAAAAATGAATTCCTCTTACTCATTGGTAGGAAGAAGTTTAGTATATATAGGATGTTGAGTACCATTTTTATTAAATATCTGAATCCTATAAATcaaaatggccaatttgggtgcaatcaattagcttaatttcgcAGAGATACAATTATATTTCAAGAAAATGTATGTTTCAGGAATGCTAATTGTATCTGTTACTAATTACCGAAAAGATTttagaacaatctgagatggctGGTGTTGAAATCCTCTTTCGTGTGTTTTTTGAGGTGGAAAGGCCCCAAAGCCAAGCTCATAAGCTTCTTCGCTTGATTCAAAACTGCTACCTGTTTGTTGTTAGTGGCGTAGGAGAGGCCTATTCCCTGCACCCGGGGGCCGGTGTAGCCAGTGGGACAGGGGCCACAGCGGAACCCTGGAGAGGTGTTGATGCAGCGCACACCCATGTGGCAGGGCTTCacgacacactacacacacaggaggagagcggagagagggCAGTAATGTACATGTTCAATATTTGAATTGGAATTTGCTATTGAGATAATCTAACAGTTGATTTAAAGAGTGGCTGCCTTTTAAAAGCAACAAATCCATTTGAAAATGGCCTGTGGCAGCAATATGAGCCAGAAACAGTTATTCTAGTGTCAATATTGACTACacagtgtaaataggataatttggTCATAAAAACGGATAAATTAAGGTTGTGTTTTCATTTGACAGTGTCCATTTCCCCACTAACATGGGGTGAACAGCTGCAGTGATTGCTGTTAATCCAATAgcatagacagtgagacagaccttcCCAGCAGCTCCGACTTTGTTTACataggaaaacatgtttttttagcttgagaaatactgcaccataCACCTTaattagatgtaaaattgcacaACTGAAACatcctctgcaaaaacatccagATTAATTCAcaatttcttgagttatcttacaATTATTCTGGGGGTTTTGAGGAAGTTAAATAGGCTTCCGAATTTACAGTGTGTCATGAGGGACAAACATCATTAACCAAACGTGGAATCGTCAGGAAACACACCGGCAAGACTGAAATCCAGGTTTTCAAATGAGCAACAGGAAAGCACACATGCCAATCCGGGTGTTCAGAGGCTCTTTAAAAACCTAACAATATACACAATAGTAACACGTACTGTGTAAATGATCGTATTTCAGTTTAGACCCACTACAGCAGAGTTTCCCCAGTGGCAGTGCGGGTgtttttatttggccccccaagtttATTTGGCCCCCCTGAGCAAAAACAAATAATTATGTTGTATTATTTGGGGGGAATTGTCATTGTTAGacataaaacactgtaaaaacatCAGGAAATCAACTCAAAGtcattttaattttggaaatctgttcccgaAGTATTCCCACTCATAATAGAAAGATGTGATTGCAGGTATACAAATGtcagcaaggtttgaaattattatgatttagtcaaatattatatctgtttgggcttatGTTCCTGCCCCCCATCCATCCACTCAAGAAGAAAACAGctcgcggctgaatctagttcaGGGTTTCCCAATGTCAGTCCATGGGACCcgaaggggtgcacgttttggtttttgccctagccaAACACTAGCACttgactcccgagtggcgcagtggtctaagacactgcatctcagtgcaagaggcatcaatGGTTTGAATCCtgctgtcattgtaagtaagaatttgttcttaactgacttgcctaattaaaaaaaatttaaataataaaatacacaGCCGATTCAAATAataaactaatcatcaagctttgaatttgaatcagctgtttagtgttagggcaaaaaccaaaacgtgcatcccgaggaccaagtttgggaaacactgataaagttgatgatccctgcaacTACAGAATACTACGTGACCTTTTTGGGATCCTGTCCTACCTCATCCACATGTGTGCAGTGGGTACCATTAACCTCCATGCCCTCAGGGCAGGGGCCACACTTGATGCCCCCGGCGGTCTCAATGCACGTTACCCCCATGTGGCAGGGGTTAGGGTCACAGGAGGTGCGAGGGGGACTTTGCATGCCTAGGTGGGAGATGATGATACACCAACCATCAACCAAGTAAACCTGGAGCACTCTCCTGTAAGATGTCTCCATCTACTGCAGGTAATGAAACATGGCATTTTCTATTTGTTTACATTTCCATTACAGATTCATTTACCATTACATATTCAGATGTTTATGTATGCActgtacatattttttttaaagtacatgAGAGCACAATGGTATGATTAATGTACCACATTTACATACAATTGACATAGCAATCATGCTGTTGATATTGATATATGtgtaatgtacagtgccttcagaaagtattcataccccttgactttttccaccatTTTCCAGCCTGATTTTAAAATTGATGACATTTAGTTttagtctacacacaataccccataatgtcaaagtggaattatgttttttgaatgttttacaaattaattaaaaatgaaaagctcaaatgtctcgagtcaataagtattcaacccctttgctaaATAAGCTCAGGAGTAGAAATGTGCTTAACATGTCACGTAattagttgcatggactcactctgtttgcttaacatgattttttttaggactacctcatcgctgtaccccacacatacaattatctgtaaggacCCTCAGtcaaacagtgaatttcaaacaaagattcaaccacaaagaccagggacatTTTCCAAAGCTtcgtaaagaagggcacctattggtggatgggtaaaaaaaaaagcagacattgaatatccctttaagcACGGTGAAgtcattaattacactttggatgatacATCAATACACAgagtcattacaaagatacaggagtccttcctaactcacaTGCCATAGAGGAAGAAAACAAATCAGGGATTTcgccatgaggccaatggtgactttaaaatagttacgGAGTTAAATGGCTgggataggagaaaactgaggagggatcaataacattgtagttactcaacaATACTAAACTAATTGACATAGGGAAAAGAacgaagcttgtacagaataatattccaaaacatgcaccctGTCCTGGATACAAGTGgtttgtttggggcaaatccaatacaacacattactgagtacaacTCTCCATATTTTAAAGCataatggtggctgcatcatgttaggggtatgcttgtaatttacatttacatttacatttaagtcatttagcagacgctcttatccagagcgacttacaaattggtgcatacaccttatgacatccagtggaacagccacttgcatctaaatcttttttttttttttttgggggagaaggattacttacccttacttaccctatcctaggtattccttgaagaggtggggtttcaggtgtctccggaaggtggtgattgactccgctgtcctggcgtcgtgagggagtttgttccaccattgggggccagagcagcgaacagttttgactgggctgagcgggaactgtacttcctcagtggtagggaggcgagcaggccagaggtggatgaacgcagtgcccttgtttgggtgtagggcctgatcagagcctggaggtactgaggtgccgttcccctcacagctccgtaggcaagcaccatggtcttgtagcggatgcgagcttcaactggaagccagtggagagagcggaggagcggggtgacgtgagagaacttgggaaggttgaacaccagacgggctgcggcgttctggatgagttgtagggtttaatggcacaggcagggagcccagccaacagcgagttgcagtaatcaagacgggagatgacaagtgcctggattaggacctgcgccgcttcctgtgtgaggcagggtcgtactctgcggatgttgtagagcatgaacctacaggaacgggacaccgccttgatgttagttgagaacgtcagggtgttgtccaggatcacgccaaggttcttagcgctctgggaggaggacacaatggagttgtcaaccgtgatggcgagatcatggaacgggcagtccttccccgggaggaagaggagctccgtcttgctgaggttcagcttgaggtggtgatccgtcatccacactgatatgtctgccagacatgcagagatgcgattcgccacctggtcatcagaagggggaaaggagaagattaattgtgtgtcgtctgcat
Encoded proteins:
- the LOC118388310 gene encoding LOW QUALITY PROTEIN: thrombospondin-4-like (The sequence of the model RefSeq protein was modified relative to this genomic sequence to represent the inferred CDS: inserted 2 bases in 1 codon); the encoded protein is MGVRCINTSPGFRCGPCPTGYTGPRVQGIGLSYATNNKQVCKDINEYEGPKNGGCMENSNCVNTPAGYVGDQRKGCKPERACGNGQLNPCHASRECIVQRDGKIECQCGVGWAGNGYFCSSDMDIDGFPDEKLECTERNCAKDNCRTVSNSGQEDVDKDGKGDACDEDADGDGILNTQDNCVLVPNVNQRNVDEDYFGDACDNCRVIKNNDQKDTDVDRLGDECDEDIDGDRIPNNLDNCKRVPNANQKDRDGDKVRDACDSCPYVQNPDQLDMDNDLIGAPCDTNKDSDGDGHQDSXDNCPAVINSSQLDTDKDGLGDECDDDDDDDGIPDLLPPGPDNCRLIPNPLQEDSDAESSFHKVLQYIRVMLTVILSSDLKVTYCVNLLVTGDGVGNVCENDFDNDTIIDSIDVCPENAEVNLTDFRAYQTVVLDPEGDAQIDPNWVVLDQGREMVQTMNSDPGLAVGYTAFNGVDFEGTFHVNTVTDDDYAGFIFGYQDSSSFYVVMWKQVEQIYWQANPFRAVAEPGIQLKAVKSNTGPGENLRNSLWHTGDSSYLVKLLWKDVRNVGWKDKTSYRWFLQHRPQDGYIRVRFFEGPQIVADTGIIIDITMRGGRLGVFYFSQENIIWANLRYRCNDTTHEDFDSYQVQPVQLQF